The sequence TTAGGAATCGCTAGGAACGGGGTGGCATCGCCGATATCCAGCCTCAGCCGGGCAAACATTTCAGGCTTCAAGCGTTGATCCCGGTTATCGACCCACGCGCGCACCTTGATCGTCCGCGTGTTCGGATCAACCACATCACCGATCGACGCCACCACCGACGCAAAATCCGTCCCCGGGTAGGCCTCCACGTTGATGCGTCCGACCTGGCTCACCTTCACCAGCGCCAAATCCCGCTCATACACATCGGCCACGACTTGCAGCCGGTCCAAATCCGCGACAGTGAACAAGACCTGGGCAGGGTCGCCGCCCACGGACTGCCCCGGGGTCACCGCCCGTTCGACGACGGTTCCGGCCAGCGGACTTTTCATGTCGAAGCGAGACGTGATGCGCTGCTGCGCGAGCGGTTTCTCCAACTCAGAGGCCGGGATCCGCAAGGACAGCAATCGCTCCTTGGCGCGACGAAACTCTGCGCGGGCCTTGATCAAATCGTTTTCAGCCTGTTTGAGATCCTTCAAGGCCAGAGCTTTGGTGGCATACAACTCCTTGGCCAACTCCTGGGCACGAGTGGAATACTCCAGCTCCGACGCTTCCTTCACAAACTCAGAATAGGCGGCCGTAATATCGGAACTGTCGATCACGAGCAAGGTCGCGCCCGCCTCCACCCGATCCCCCAACTTTGCCCGCACTTCTACCACCCGGCCTTGTAAGGGGGAAGAGATCTTCGAGTACCGGTCTTCACCATAAGCGATCTTCCCGACCAGCACTAACTCGGGCTGCACCGGCTTGAAGTCGACCACGGCTGTTTCGATTTGCCCCGCGGATGACACGACCGGCTGCGAGGCGACCGGTTCAGCCGGTGACGCGGCCGGAGCGGAAGCCGGCTCCTGCTTCTGGCTGCACGCGCACAGGAACAGCACCAGCGCCGCCCCTGCGACCTGTCTCGCACCGGACCTCATGAGGTAATCTCCTGCCCGACGGAACTCTCCAATTGAAACAGATTGCGTTGATAGGAGAAGAGCGCTTCGATGAAGTTCTGTTGAATGGTGCGGGACGTCCGGGCCGCATCGAGCAGATCGAGAATGGTGGCCCCGCCCCGTTCATAGGCTCGTTCGACAATGGTGAACGTCGACCGGGCATCCTCCAATACGCCGGCCAAGTAGGCTTCCACCAGACGGCGGCTCTGCAGAAGGTTTTGATACGCTACATCCACCTGATTCTCGACTTGGTTGACCGTGCGATCCAACTCTGCCTGAGCAGATTGCACACCGACTTCGGCCTGCACGATCCCGCCCTGATTGCGATTGAACAACGGCAACGGTACGCCCAAATTCAAGATTCCCATCTGCTGGTTGTCTGGTCCCTGCGGCCCTTGTATGGCATAACCGGCGCCAATGGTCACATCGGGGATCCTCAACGCCTTGGCCAATTTCAAATCCGCCTCGCGCTGAGACAGCGACGCTCGGCGACTCCTGATATCAGGCCGCACCTCCAACGCCACAGAACGCAGCTTCCCCATGTCAGGATCGACTCGCCGATAATCCATCTCTGTCGTCAGTTCCAGTTTCGAGGCGGGCGAGAGACGCAGCAACTGGCGCAAGTCCGCCCGTGCGGACTCCCCCTCCTGAATCGATTCGATCACCTGCGATTGAAAATCCACCACTTGCAACCTGATCCGGATGAGATCGACCTCGGCGATATAGCCCTTCTTGAACCGAATCGTATTGACGTCCAGAATCCTCGCAAAACGGTCGCGATTCTCCTCCGCCAGCGCAAGCCGACGTTGCGCCACCAACACGCGATAGTAGGCATCCTTGATGGTGAAACCCAGTTGCCTGACCGCGTCCTCGAAATCCGCCTCCGCCGACTGGACGCCGAACCCGGCGCTTTCGATGCGATACCCGCGCTTGCCGGCCAATTCAAACAGCTGCTGCACCTGCATCGTGAGACCGGCGGTTTTGGCCAGCGTATTGCCCTGAGTAAAGGACGCGACGCTGCCGATTTGCGCCACCGGATTGGGGAACAGGCGCGCCGTGATCTGCTGCCCCTTACTGAACTCGATGCCATACTTGGCAATGAGCAGGTCTAAGTTCTGCTTGAGAAAGAGGGCCATCGCCTCGGAGAGATTCAGGCGGACCACCGGAGGGGCAAACGGAACAGCCGAGACGCCAGGAGAATCGGCTGCCTGAACCCATCCGCCGGCAAGTGTGGAGACGCCCAGCATGGCGAGTGCCAAACCGAAGCGAATCCCCCGAACTATGGCACCACGGCACAGTCTGGAGCGAGCTTGGTCATGGCGCATGTCGTTCC is a genomic window of Nitrospira sp. containing:
- a CDS encoding efflux RND transporter periplasmic adaptor subunit, yielding MRSGARQVAGAALVLFLCACSQKQEPASAPAASPAEPVASQPVVSSAGQIETAVVDFKPVQPELVLVGKIAYGEDRYSKISSPLQGRVVEVRAKLGDRVEAGATLLVIDSSDITAAYSEFVKEASELEYSTRAQELAKELYATKALALKDLKQAENDLIKARAEFRRAKERLLSLRIPASELEKPLAQQRITSRFDMKSPLAGTVVERAVTPGQSVGGDPAQVLFTVADLDRLQVVADVYERDLALVKVSQVGRINVEAYPGTDFASVVASIGDVVDPNTRTIKVRAWVDNRDQRLKPEMFARLRLDIGDATPFLAIPKEAVVEIDGKHFVYLVEAPDRYVKREVVVSNVSGGQVRVLEG
- a CDS encoding TolC family protein, which encodes MRHDQARSRLCRGAIVRGIRFGLALAMLGVSTLAGGWVQAADSPGVSAVPFAPPVVRLNLSEAMALFLKQNLDLLIAKYGIEFSKGQQITARLFPNPVAQIGSVASFTQGNTLAKTAGLTMQVQQLFELAGKRGYRIESAGFGVQSAEADFEDAVRQLGFTIKDAYYRVLVAQRRLALAEENRDRFARILDVNTIRFKKGYIAEVDLIRIRLQVVDFQSQVIESIQEGESARADLRQLLRLSPASKLELTTEMDYRRVDPDMGKLRSVALEVRPDIRSRRASLSQREADLKLAKALRIPDVTIGAGYAIQGPQGPDNQQMGILNLGVPLPLFNRNQGGIVQAEVGVQSAQAELDRTVNQVENQVDVAYQNLLQSRRLVEAYLAGVLEDARSTFTIVERAYERGGATILDLLDAARTSRTIQQNFIEALFSYQRNLFQLESSVGQEITS